The sequence CTAAAAAGTTAGATGATCATTTCTAGCCTGTTGAAACACAGATCCTGCTTCTGACCTCTTGAACGTATGCTCAAGTTCTGCATATTCACCAGGACGACTCTCTCACAGCGTACAGGAAGAACGTACACGGACAACGTGTTTCTACATTAAACTGGAAATCTGCTCTGTACTGAGACCTGCGTGTCGGTCTCTGAAATCTAACGCCGTTCTGCCGTTACCAGACGTAGTTATTTGCTTTTTTGATTGCAAACGATTCTGCATTAGACTTTGCTTGACCTCGTCACGTTTCTGAGAAACGCTGAGATGCGCTCTGGGGCTGGGGTCTCTCGGCGCTTCTTGAAGGCTGGGCCTGGCTAAAATAGAGGCAACTTAGCACCGGAAAGCAACACACCAACAATATGGTTATTTTCATGGTCTGTCTCAAATTAAGAGCACAAATGGTCATGttaaatttggaaaaaatggaaaagataacACCAGAAAAGACAAATGTACAATAAACATTTTAGTACACAATGACAAGACCAGAAACAGTGGAGTAAGAGAGGACTTTAAGGTTAAAGCGGTTGGGAAGTtaagtaaggagaaaaaaacaaaagggaatggAAAATCCTGCTTTTCTATTTCACTCCATCTTTTGGCAGAGGTGCCACTTTGCTGTTCAGATTTTCCAGCATCCTTAGACATGTTTTTATCTAACAAATCTGGAGCAAAGGGTGTCTATCCCTGGTCCTCAACCTGTCCAGAGATTTATCCGTTTCTCCCCACGGGTGGCTCCCACTGAGTTTTTTTACATCTTCTGGAAGCTATTTTGAGTAAAATCCTTGAGCTTTCACGGGGCAACAGAAGTTACTCATTAGAGTAGTCCACGACTGGACTGAGTTAGACCCCATtggtgtaaaaataaatattaatggcTCCTTTTGTATTTCGGCAGTTTTATTTTCACACTTTATAcaactcttttctttctgtttcgaAACAGGTATTTTGTGACGCTAATCAAGTCGTACAGGCCACAGACGTGCTGGACTGGGAAGACAAAGAAGCTGCAGAGACATTGGTTGACAACGTGGTCCATTCCAGGATCATCAATCCTTTGCGCCTCTTCGTTAAGCCGTCTCCAGTTCTGAAGCACGGCCAGGTCTCCTACTCGGACAGCATAGAAAATTTTTGGGATTGGTTGTCTAACATCACGGAGGTTCAGGAATCTCTGGCACGAACTAAACGCAGACCTATAGTAAAAACTGGGAAATTCAAGAAAATGTTTGGATGGGGCGACTTCCACTCTAACATCAAAACTGTTAAGCTGAACCTCCTGATCACAGGGAAAATCGTCGATCACGGCAATGGGACCTTCAGTGTTTATTTCCGACATAACTCCACGG comes from Numenius arquata chromosome 3, bNumArq3.hap1.1, whole genome shotgun sequence and encodes:
- the NXPH2 gene encoding neurexophilin-2, whose amino-acid sequence is MVHLRPLPLVVVQGLLQLVFCDANQVVQATDVLDWEDKEAAETLVDNVVHSRIINPLRLFVKPSPVLKHGQVSYSDSIENFWDWLSNITEVQESLARTKRRPIVKTGKFKKMFGWGDFHSNIKTVKLNLLITGKIVDHGNGTFSVYFRHNSTGLGNVSVSLVPPSKVVEFESSPQSTLETKESKSFNCRIEYEKTDRAKKTALCNFDPSKICYQEQTQSHVSWLCSKPFKVICIYIAFYSVDYKLVQKVCPDYNYHSETPYLSSG